From the genome of Deltaproteobacteria bacterium, one region includes:
- a CDS encoding tRNA 2-thiocytidine(32) synthetase TtcA, which translates to MIHEGDRVLVGVSGGLDSLVLLDLLRSPMIYLPAFSVLAVNIDLGFDPSHEGYEMLRRHFEEEQCEYIMEKTDIGVLSHSDFNRKNPCFLCSRLRRKRIVEIAEEQECNKIAFAHHKDDIIETLLLNMFYAREISTMMPRQPLFRGKFHIIRPLAYIREPLIKKYAAERSFPVIENPCPSSVDSKRSYIKNLLNELEKDNPQVRENIFRALGHVKPDYLMSGAREVVKKKGQVFRIVKTGTM; encoded by the coding sequence ATGATCCACGAAGGTGATCGGGTCCTTGTAGGTGTTTCCGGCGGCCTTGACAGCCTGGTCCTTCTCGACCTCCTTCGTTCCCCCATGATTTATCTGCCGGCCTTTTCGGTCCTGGCCGTCAATATCGACCTCGGCTTCGATCCGTCCCATGAGGGCTATGAAATGCTCCGACGGCATTTTGAAGAGGAGCAGTGTGAATACATCATGGAGAAAACCGATATCGGAGTCCTTTCCCACAGCGACTTTAACCGCAAAAATCCCTGTTTTCTCTGTTCCCGCCTGCGCCGCAAGCGAATCGTCGAAATAGCCGAGGAACAGGAGTGCAACAAGATCGCCTTCGCCCATCACAAGGACGACATTATAGAAACCCTGCTGCTCAACATGTTCTACGCCCGCGAGATCAGCACCATGATGCCAAGACAGCCGCTCTTCCGGGGAAAGTTTCATATCATTCGCCCCCTGGCGTATATCAGAGAGCCGCTGATCAAGAAGTACGCGGCGGAGCGGTCCTTTCCCGTGATAGAGAACCCCTGCCCGTCCAGCGTAGATTCAAAGAGGAGTTATATCAAGAACCTGTTGAACGAGCTGGAAAAGGACAATCCTCAGGTCAGGGAGAACATCTTCAGGGCACTGGGCCATGTCAAACCCGATTACCTCATGAGCGGTGCCCGTGAGGTGGTGAAGAAAAAAGGGCAGGTCTTCAGAATAGTGAAGACCGGAACGATGTGA
- the smpB gene encoding SsrA-binding protein SmpB, with product MAKKDSGEKLICRNKQAFRNYHIDDTYEAGIALVGTEVKSLREGRANLKDSYARIKDGEVFLHDMHISPYTHGNRANHEPLRKRKLLLHKREIRRLYGKTSEKGLTLIPLRVYFKNGKVKVEIGLAKGKKLYDKRADIKKRDDQREMERALKSRKWKE from the coding sequence GTGGCGAAAAAGGACTCTGGTGAAAAACTGATATGCCGGAACAAGCAGGCCTTCCGAAATTATCACATAGACGATACGTACGAGGCGGGCATTGCCCTCGTCGGCACGGAGGTGAAATCCCTCCGCGAAGGGCGGGCGAACCTCAAGGACAGCTACGCCCGGATCAAGGACGGCGAGGTGTTCCTTCACGACATGCATATCAGCCCTTACACCCACGGAAACCGGGCGAATCACGAGCCGCTCCGGAAGCGGAAACTCCTCCTGCACAAACGGGAGATTCGGCGATTGTACGGAAAAACCAGTGAGAAGGGTCTTACACTGATCCCGCTGCGGGTCTACTTCAAAAACGGCAAGGTCAAGGTTGAGATTGGTCTGGCAAAGGGGAAAAAACTCTATGACAAACGGGCCGACATAAAAAAACGGGACGATCAGCGCGAGATGGAACGGGCCCTCAAGTCGCGCAAATGGAAGGAATAG